Proteins encoded in a region of the Myxococcales bacterium genome:
- a CDS encoding flagellar biosynthetic protein FliR: MTAATGWALVLALARIGPAVVIALAGARAAAGRTVAAAVAVMIAVAVATLGEGLLAPGAAALATGPLSTQVAILARELALGASLGVTAAVPLVAAELIGSWLATTLGDTDEASPWATATGLLGALVFFALGGHRAVMVAVVASYQVAPPAAGAALDATAVLDAGATLFGVAVALAVPVLGAVVVAALALGAVERASGLAVSVAPTGLWLRLAAVLALAAMVFAVAHGLAGVVRALPTALAR, from the coding sequence GTGACCGCGGCGACCGGCTGGGCGCTGGTGCTCGCGCTGGCGCGGATCGGGCCGGCGGTGGTGATCGCGCTGGCGGGGGCCCGCGCCGCGGCCGGGCGCACCGTGGCGGCGGCCGTGGCCGTGATGATCGCGGTGGCGGTGGCGACCCTGGGCGAGGGGCTCCTGGCCCCGGGCGCCGCGGCGCTGGCGACCGGCCCGCTGTCGACCCAGGTGGCGATCCTGGCGCGCGAGCTGGCCCTGGGCGCCAGCCTGGGCGTGACCGCGGCCGTGCCGCTGGTGGCGGCCGAGCTGATCGGGAGCTGGCTGGCGACGACCCTGGGCGACACCGACGAGGCCTCGCCGTGGGCGACGGCGACCGGGCTCCTGGGCGCGCTGGTGTTCTTCGCGCTGGGCGGGCACCGCGCCGTGATGGTCGCGGTGGTCGCCTCGTACCAGGTGGCGCCCCCGGCCGCGGGCGCGGCGCTCGACGCGACCGCGGTGCTCGACGCCGGCGCGACGCTGTTCGGCGTGGCCGTGGCGCTGGCGGTGCCGGTGCTGGGCGCGGTCGTGGTGGCGGCGCTGGCGCTGGGCGCGGTCGAGCGCGCCAGCGGCCTGGCGGTCAGCGTGGCGCCGACCGGCCTGTGGCTCCGGCTGGCCGCGGTGCTCGCGCTCGCGGCGATGGTGTTCGCGGTGGCCCACGGCCTCGCCGGCGTGGTCCGCGCGCTGCCGACCGCCCTGGCGCGCTGA
- a CDS encoding flagellar biosynthetic protein FliQ yields MTSALVGLARDGALLALALLAPVVLATLLAGALTAIVGAVTQVRDPALGFAPRLVAVVVAIALTAPVIAGRVEAFTTRALAAIVVVGQGST; encoded by the coding sequence GTGACCTCGGCGCTGGTCGGGCTGGCCCGCGACGGGGCGCTGCTGGCGCTGGCGCTGCTGGCGCCGGTGGTGCTCGCGACCCTGCTGGCGGGCGCGCTCACCGCGATCGTCGGCGCGGTGACCCAGGTGCGCGATCCGGCCCTGGGCTTCGCGCCGCGGCTGGTGGCGGTGGTCGTGGCGATCGCGCTCACCGCGCCGGTGATCGCGGGGCGGGTCGAGGCGTTCACGACCCGGGCGCTGGCGGCGATCGTGGTGGTGGGCCAGGGCTCGACGTGA
- a CDS encoding EscR/YscR/HrcR family type III secretion system export apparatus protein encodes MSGSNAAALIAVAVVPLIALMLSAFVKTSVVMALLRNALGSPQAPPDLVVTGLSLLLTVFVMAPVARDVVAAIERPAGSAAPAGTPAPEPYHLDLDQAPPDGWLAAAERGTVPVRAFLAKHAHADDRAAFAEVAAELRGAPVADDDLTVLSLAFVASELAEAFAIAFLVFLPFLLIDLIVGVSLTALGLPSVQPQTVALPIKLLLFVAVDGWRLLFVGLLRGYA; translated from the coding sequence GTGAGCGGGTCGAACGCGGCGGCGCTGATCGCGGTGGCGGTGGTGCCGCTGATCGCGCTGATGCTGTCGGCGTTCGTGAAGACCTCGGTCGTGATGGCGCTCCTGCGCAACGCCCTGGGGTCGCCCCAGGCGCCGCCGGACCTGGTCGTGACCGGGCTGTCGCTCTTGCTGACGGTGTTCGTGATGGCGCCGGTGGCGCGCGACGTGGTCGCGGCGATCGAGCGCCCGGCCGGCTCGGCGGCGCCGGCCGGGACGCCGGCGCCGGAGCCCTATCACCTCGACCTCGACCAGGCGCCGCCCGACGGCTGGCTGGCGGCGGCCGAGCGCGGCACCGTGCCGGTGCGGGCGTTCCTGGCCAAGCACGCCCACGCCGACGATCGCGCGGCGTTCGCCGAGGTCGCGGCGGAGCTGCGCGGCGCGCCGGTGGCCGACGACGACCTGACCGTGCTGTCGCTGGCGTTCGTCGCCAGCGAGCTGGCCGAGGCGTTCGCGATCGCGTTCCTGGTGTTCCTGCCGTTCCTGCTGATCGATCTGATCGTCGGCGTGTCGCTGACGGCGCTGGGCCTGCCGTCGGTGCAGCCGCAGACGGTCGCGCTGCCGATCAAGCTGCTGCTGTTCGTGGCGGTCGACGGCTGGCGCCTCCTGTTCGTGGGCCTCCTGCGGGGCTACGCGTGA
- a CDS encoding flagellar biosynthetic protein FliO has protein sequence MAAPDAAAQAATSGAGYGGLLLTTVLLLIAVCVVAVVVVRLLRRGLEGRPVGERLVTVLARVPLEPRRSLYVVRVGGKTLLLGASEGGLGLVTELDDDAMPTAEADTSAGRRFTDLVAAAWGRRRTPVEKA, from the coding sequence ATGGCAGCACCGGACGCGGCGGCGCAGGCGGCGACGAGCGGGGCCGGCTATGGCGGGCTGCTGCTGACCACCGTGCTGCTGCTGATCGCGGTGTGCGTGGTCGCGGTGGTGGTGGTCCGGCTGCTCCGGCGCGGGCTCGAGGGCCGGCCGGTGGGCGAGCGCCTGGTCACCGTGCTGGCCCGGGTGCCGCTGGAGCCGCGGCGGTCGCTGTACGTGGTGCGGGTCGGCGGCAAGACCCTGCTGCTGGGCGCCAGCGAGGGCGGGCTGGGGCTGGTGACCGAGCTCGATGACGACGCCATGCCCACGGCCGAGGCCGACACCTCGGCGGGGCGGCGCTTCACCGACCTGGTGGCGGCGGCGTGGGGCCGGCGGCGGACGCCGGTGGAGAAGGCGTGA
- the rplQ gene encoding 50S ribosomal protein L17, whose translation MRHGNSGRKLSRTSSHRDALFANLVTSLFTYGRIETTEAKAKELRGYADAAIRWGVEVAPLAGKGDKATQAERARVVHARREARKVVKTRAALDRLFVEIGPHFAKTKKTGGYTRMLKTRFRVGDAASMALVELIGLAPSPTAA comes from the coding sequence ATGCGCCACGGCAATTCTGGACGGAAGCTCTCGCGTACCTCGTCGCACCGCGACGCGCTGTTCGCCAACCTCGTCACCTCGCTCTTTACCTACGGCCGCATCGAGACCACCGAGGCCAAGGCCAAGGAGCTCCGCGGCTACGCCGACGCCGCCATCCGGTGGGGCGTCGAGGTCGCGCCGCTGGCCGGCAAGGGCGACAAGGCCACCCAGGCCGAGCGCGCGCGCGTGGTCCACGCCCGCCGCGAGGCCCGCAAGGTCGTGAAGACCCGGGCGGCCCTCGACCGGCTGTTCGTCGAGATCGGCCCGCACTTCGCGAAGACCAAGAAGACCGGCGGCTACACCCGCATGCTCAAGACCCGGTTCCGGGTGGGCGACGCGGCCTCGATGGCCCTGGTCGAGCTGATCGGCCTGGCGCCGTCGCCGACCGCGGCCTGA
- a CDS encoding DNA-directed RNA polymerase subunit alpha translates to MEPTPEQTAFMAKNWRDLIRPRMLEIEERSETYGKFSCEPLERGFGTTLGTGLRRVLLSSLQGAAISHVAIEGALHEFSSLPGVVEDVTDIILNLKETLLKVEGDKTYVCRLDKQGEGPVLAKDLTLPDGVTVLNPNHRICTLAKDGKISSELTVTTGRGYAPAERHSANLAVGTIAIDALYSPIKKVNFIVTNARVGQQTDYDKLTLEVWTNGAVRPDDAVAYAAKILKEQLNLFINFEEMAEPTEPMRDEEQEKLNENLWRTVDELELSVRSANCLQNANIKYIGELVQKTESEMLKTKNFGRKSLKEIKEILAEMGLSLGMKLDNWPGPNPLKK, encoded by the coding sequence ATGGAGCCGACCCCCGAGCAGACCGCCTTCATGGCCAAGAACTGGCGCGATCTCATCCGTCCGCGGATGCTCGAGATCGAGGAGCGGTCGGAGACCTACGGCAAGTTCTCGTGCGAGCCGCTCGAGCGCGGCTTCGGCACGACCCTCGGCACCGGCCTCCGCCGCGTGCTGCTGTCGTCGCTCCAGGGCGCCGCCATCAGCCACGTCGCGATCGAGGGCGCGCTGCACGAGTTCTCGTCGCTGCCGGGCGTGGTCGAGGACGTCACCGACATCATCCTCAACCTCAAGGAGACGCTCCTCAAGGTCGAGGGTGACAAGACCTACGTCTGTCGCCTCGACAAGCAGGGCGAGGGCCCGGTGCTGGCCAAGGACCTGACGCTGCCCGACGGCGTCACGGTGCTCAACCCGAACCACCGCATCTGCACGCTGGCCAAGGACGGGAAGATCTCGTCCGAGCTGACCGTGACGACCGGCCGCGGCTACGCGCCGGCCGAGCGCCACAGCGCCAACCTGGCCGTCGGCACCATCGCGATCGACGCGCTGTACTCGCCGATCAAGAAGGTCAACTTCATCGTCACCAACGCGCGCGTCGGTCAGCAGACCGACTACGACAAGCTGACGCTCGAGGTCTGGACCAACGGCGCGGTCCGCCCCGACGACGCGGTCGCTTACGCCGCGAAGATCCTCAAGGAGCAGCTCAACCTGTTCATCAACTTCGAGGAGATGGCCGAGCCGACCGAGCCGATGCGGGACGAGGAGCAGGAGAAGCTCAACGAGAACCTGTGGCGGACCGTCGACGAGCTCGAGCTGTCGGTGCGCTCGGCCAACTGCCTCCAGAACGCCAACATCAAGTACATCGGCGAGCTGGTCCAGAAGACCGAGTCCGAGATGCTGAAGACCAAGAACTTCGGCCGGAAGTCGCTCAAGGAGATCAAGGAGATCCTCGCGGAGATGGGCCTGTCGCTGGGCATGAAGCTCGACAACTGGCCCGGCCCGAACCCCTTGAAGAAGTAG